CGGGCGGTGCGTGCCGGCGCGGTGCTCTGGACCGGGGCACGCGCCACCCGACTGCTGGGCGGCGCCGCCGGGGTCCACGGCGTGCAGGTCGAGTACGAGGGCCGCCGGTTCGCGCTGCGTACCCCCGCTGTGGTCGCCGCCGACGGGGCCTCCTCACGGCTGGCTCACCAGGCCGGGTTACGTAGTCCGGACCGGGAGTGGACCGGGTTCGCCGCCCGGGGCTACTTCACCCAGGTGGCGGACCTCGACGAGCTGCTGGAGATCCACCTCCCGCTGGCGGACGTCACGGACCGGCGGGTGCTGCCCTCCTACGGCTGGGTGTTCCCGATCGGCGACGGGACGGCCAACGTCGGCGTGGGCCTCTTCGACCCGACCCACCGGGAGAACGTGCGGTTGCTGTACGAGCGTTTCGTCGCCGAGCTGGCAACGACCGACCACCGATTCCGGGCGGCCCGTCCATCCGGACCGATGACCGGTGCGCCGCTGCGGCTGGACTTCGACCCGTCCCGGTGCGGTGTGCCGGGGCTGCTCCTGGTCGGCGACGCGGCGGGGCTGGTCAGCCCGTTCACCGGCGAGGGCATCAGCTTCGCCCTGGAGTCGGGCCTGCTCGCTGCGGACCGGATCGACACGGCGCTTCGTCGCGCCGGGGCAGGACCGGTGGATCCCGCTCCGTACGCCCGGCAGTTGGCCGCCCGGCAGTCCGGCTATTTCGAGACCGGCCGGTACTCGGTGCGCCGGTACATGCTCGCCTGGCGGGTGCTCGACGCCACCTTCGACGACGACCGCCCACTCTTCGCCCTCTGCCGCCGGCTGGCGCTCTTCCCGGACGGGGCGCGGGCCGGTGTCCTGCTGGACCCGCTGCCCCAGCCGGCTCCGGAACTCGCCCGCGACCTGCGGCGCGATCTCCTGGCGGTGGGCGAACTGCTGGCCGGCTGTGTCCGGGAGGACTGGCCGATGTTCGTCCGGCTCGCCGGAGTGGACGAGGACCTGTCGACCCTCTCGCTGCGCCCGGCGGTGCTGCTGTTGGTCGCCGCGGCGGTCGGGGGCCGGGAACACCCGCTGCGGCACGCCCTCGCCGCAGCGGTGGACCTGGGTCTGCTCGCCGGCCTGGCGGTGGACAGCGCCCGGGAGGAGGAGAGGTCGACCGGCCCCCGACCGACGCCGTGGGGCAACCGGTTCGCGGTGCTGGTCGCGGACTTCCTGTTGGCCCGCGCGTACGAGTTCGCCGCGCAGGGTGGTGGCCCGGTCGTCGCCGAGTTCGCCGAGGCGCTGACGGTGGCCTGTGAGGGCCGGGCTCTGGAATTGCGTGACGACCCGTCGTCCGGCGGTGCCGGTGGTGCCGTCCTGGCCGGGCGGGCCGCCATCGCGTTCGAGCTGCCGTGTCGGCTCGGCGGCCGGCTCGGCGGCGCCCGGGTGCCGGTGGTGAACGCGTTGGCCGCGTACGGTCGCGAGGTTGGCGCTGCCTACGCCCTCGGCGAGCAGCTTCGGGAGCTGGCCGGGGCGTCCCGGTGGGGTGGGTCGGCACAGCCGGGTGTGGTCGCGCGGGATGACCCTCGGGTGGCGGGGCTGCTCGGCCTGGTCGCCGAGCACGCCCAACGGGCGCGGGAGGCGCTGCTGGTGGTGCCCGCCGGCCCGGCCCGTGAGCTGCTGGCTCGGCTCGCCACCCCCGGGCTGCCGGGTCCCGTGGACCCCGACAGCAGGGTGATGTCGGTCACGTAGCGGCGTTCGGCGGGCATGCCTGGGGCTCCGGTGCGAGTGATCGGCGCTCCATCTGGCAGAATGGGTCGCTGGTATCCGGCGCGCGTCCGGCGCCCTCTAACCCGGGCACGTCGCTAGTCCACCGAGTAGTCTCCGGCCCAACCCCACGGGTCCGGTCGGCGCTCACCCATGCACACCGCCCGCACGGGCCGGTGAGATCGCAACAGGAGCGAAACAACTGTGGCCGTAAAGATCCGGCTCCTGCGGATGGGCAAGATCCGCAACCCGCAGTACCGCATCGTCATCGCCGACTCGCGCACCAAGCGTGACGGTCGGGCGATCGAGTTCGTCGGGGTTTACCAGCCGAAGGAAGACCCTTCGATCATCGAGGTCAAGTCGGAGCGGGTCCAGTACTGGCTGTCCGTCGGCGCTCAGCCGAGCGAGGCGGTTCAGCGGCTGCTGGAGCTGACCGGTGACTGGCAGAAGTACAAGGGCCTGCCGGCCCCGCCGCCGCTGCTGGTCGCCCCCGAGCGGGCCGACCGCAAGGCTGCGTACGAGGCTGAGGCGAAGGCCGCCGCCGGGCTTGCCCCGGAGACCCCGGCCAAGCCGGCCAAGAAGGCCGCCAAGGCTGCCGAGGCTCCGAAGACCGAGGCTCCGGCTGAGGCGCCGAAGACCGAGGCTCCGGCCGAGGCTCCCGCCGCTGCCGACGCCGGTGAGCAGGCCTGACATGCCTCTGCGTCCGGCGTTGGAGCACCTGGTCAAGGGCATCGTCGACCACCCGGACGACGTCCGGGTGCGGATGGTCGATTCCCGTCGGGGCAAGCGGCTCGAAGTCCGCGTGCACCCCGAGGACCTCGGCACGGTGATCGGGCGGTCCGGCCGGACCGCCAAGGCGCTGCGCCAGGTGATCGGCTCCATCGGCGGGCGCGGAGTACGCGTCGACATCGTCGACTCGTACTGATGCAGCTCGTCGTCGGCAGGATCGGCAAGCCACACGGTGTCCGCGGTGAGGTCACCGTGGAAGTGCGGACCGACGAGCCCGAAGCACGGTTCGCCCCCGGCACAGTGCTGCGCACTGAGCCGGGGGCGACACCCCCGCCTGCATCCCCGCGCAGCACTGAGCCGGGGGCGACGCCCCCGACCACAGCCTCGGAAGACGAGCCCGGGGTTCCGTTCCGGGTTCCGGCGGAGCTGACCATCGAGGAATCCCGCTTCCACCAGGGCCGGGTGCTGATCGCGTTCGCTGGAATCCTGGACCGCAACACCGCCGAGGCGCTGCGCGGCACCCTGCTCGTAGTGGACAGCGCCGATGTGACCCCGCCGGACGACCCGGAGGAGTTCCACGACCACCAGCTCGTCGGGCTGACCGTGGTGACGCCGGACGGCGAACGGCTGGGCGAGGTGGCCCGGATCGACCACGCGCCGTCCTCAGACCTGCTGGTGCTACGGCGCCCCGAGGGGCGTACCGCGTTGATCCCGTTCGTCCGGGCGATCGTTCCGGAGGTCGACCTCGCCGGTGGACGGGTGATCGTCGACCCGCCGGCCGGACTGCTCGATCTTTAGGACCACCCCCATGCGCGTCGACGTCGTGTCGATCTTTCCGGAGTACTTCGCCCCGCTGGACCTGTCGTTGATCGGGCGGGCGCGGGCCAACGGCGTACTCCAACTTGCCGTGCACGACCTGCGGACCTGGACCCACGACGTGCACCGCACGGTCGACGACACCCCCTACGGCGGTGGGCCGGGGATGGTGATGCGTCCGGAGCCGTGGGGCGAGGCGCTGGATGCCCTCGCGCCGGCTGAGGCCCCGCCGCCCCGGCTGCTGGTGCCGTCGCCGGCGGGTGCGCCGTTCACGCAGGCCATGGCGTACGAGTTGGCCGCCGAGTCGCATCTGCTCTTCGCCTGCGGCCGTTACGAGGGAATCGACCAACGCGTGCTGGCGCACGCCGCCACCCGGATGCCGGTAACCGAGGTGTCGCTCGGTGACTACGTGCTCTTCGGCGGCGAGGTCGCGGTCCTGGTGATGCTGGAGGCGGTCACCCGGCTGCTGCCGGGGGTGCTGGGCAACGCGGGCTCGTTGGACGAGGAGTCGCACGCCCACGGGCTGCTGGAGGCTCCGATCTACACCAAGCCGCCGAGCTGGCGTGGGCACGACGTGCCGGACGTGCTCCGCTCCGGGGACCACGGCAAGATCGCCCGCTGGCGGCGCGAGGAGGGTCTGCTGCGGACCGCCGCCCGGCGCCCGGACCTGCTCGCCGCGCTGCCCGCCGATCGGCTCGACAAACGGGACATCGCGGCTCTGGACCGGGCCGGATTTCAGTCACCACCGGGGGATGTGGCAAAGTAGAGGGGTTGCCGCATCCGTCCGCGCCCGTGGGCGGCTGCGAGGATCCCCGACCGGGGTCGGCCTGCCGACCACCACCCGGGGATCAGAATCACCCACCCGCGCACCGAGTGACGGTGCGCCGTGAGCCTTACGAGGACGCAGCGATGAACATCCTGGACGCCCTTGACGCCCAGTCGAAGCGGACCGACCTTCCCGACTTCCGGGCCGGTGACACCGTCAAGGTGCACGCCCGCGTCGTCGAGGGCAACCGGTCCCGTGTCCAGATCTTCCAGGGCGTCGTGATCCGCCGCCAGGGTGACGGTCTGCGCGAGACCTTCTCGGTCCGCAAGGTCAGCTTCGGTGTCGGCGTCGAGCGGACCTACCCGCTCAACGGCCCGGGCATCGACCGGATCGAGATCGTGACCCGCGGTGACGTGCGTCGCGCCAAGCTCTACTACCTGCGCGAGCTGCGCGGCAAGAAGGCCAAGATCAAGGAGAAGCGGGAGAAGCTGCCCAGCTGACCTCCGCTCGCCACGCCGCCTGAGCTGCGCGTATGCCGTAACGACCAGACCGCACTACCCTGGTCGTCACGGGCGCAGCGAGGCGGCGGGCCCGCCTACGTGGCGGGCAGCCGTCCACTACCGCCCGTGGAGCCTCGACGAGGCTCCCGGGCGGTGGTGTTTCTGTGGACCGGGGAGTGGCGTGTGCAGACGCTTGACGAGGACGGCACCGTAGATCCGTGGCGTCGGCGGGCCCGCCGCACCCGGCGGCAGATGCCCCTCTGGCAGGAGCTTCCGCTGCTGCTGGTCGTCGCGTTCTGCCTCGCGGTGCTGATCCGCACCTTCCTGCTGCAGGCGTTCTTCATCCCGTCCGGCTCGATGGAGGACACGCTCCTCATCGGGGACCGGGTGCTGGTCAACAAGGTCGTCTACGACGTCCGTGACCCGGTACGCGGCGAGGTGGTGGTCTTCCGGGGCACCGACCGCTGGGCGCCGCAGGTCGACGAGCAGCCCGAGCCGGGCTTCGCCGGCAAGCTGACCCGGACCGTCGGTGACCTGGTCGGGGTGAGCCGCCCCGGTGAGAAGGACTTCATCAAGCGGGTGATCGGCCTACCCGGCGACCGGGTCAAGTGCTGCGACAGTCAGGGTCGGGTGACCGTCAACGGCACGCCGCTCAACGAGCCGTACGTTCTGCGGGACTCTCCACTGGATCTGCCGCCCAACCCGTCGGAGTGCCGCTCCCGGCGCTTCGACGAGGTTGTCGTACCGCCCGGTCAGATCTTCGTGATGGGCGACCACCGCGAGGTCTCCCAGGACGCGCGCTGCCAGGGCCCGGTGCCGATCGACAACGTGGTCGGCCGCGCCTTCATGGTGGTCTGGCCCTCGTCGCGGTGGAGTTCGCTGTCGGTGCCGTCGACGTTCGACGACGTGTCCGGGCCGGGCGCGGCATCCTCGGGCGCGCCCCCGGTGCGACCGAGCCCACAGGGTGGTGTGCTGCTGATTCTCCCGCTGGCGGCCGCCCTGCGTGGTTCCCGCGCGTTCCGGATGATGACGTCCAGTTCGGCAACGTAGGCTCCTTGGCGTGATTGACGAGCAGACCGACAAGCCGCGCAGCTCCTTCTGGAAGGAGCTGCCGATCCTGCTGGGTGTGGCGATCCTGGTCGCGGTGCTGGTCCGCGCCTTCGTGCTGCAGACCTTCTTCATCCCCTCCCCGTCCATGGAGAACACTCTCAAGATCGATGACCGGGTGCTGGTCAACAAGCTGGTCTACGACTTCCGGTCGCCGCACCGCGGCGAGGTGATCGTCTTCAAGGCGCCGATCGAGTGGAGCGGCAACCCCGAGGGTGAGGACTTCATCAAGCGGGTGATCGGCATCCCCGGTGACCACGTGGTCTGCTGTGACCCGGAGGAACGGCTGATGATCAACGGCAAGTCGCTGGACGAGCCGTACATCTTCTCGATGGACGGGATCCGCGACAAGCCGGCCGACCAGGAGTTCGACATCACCGTGCCGAAGGGTCGGCTGTGGGTGATGGGCGACCACCGCTCCGCCTCCGGTGACTCGCTGGAGCACTGGCAGCAGTCCGGGCAGAACATCACCGAGGCCACCATCCCCGAGGACGAGGTGGTCGGGCGGGCGTTCACCGTCTTCTGGCCGGTCAGTCGGGCGACGTGGCTGACGGTGCCCGATCAGTTCGACGGGATTCCCAAGCCGTAGACCCGACGGGGCGTGGGCGATCCGCCGTCGGTCTGGCAGGCTGGGGCGGTGACCGTGAGCGCGAGGAGTGAGCCTGCGAGCCCCGCAGCCGCGAGCAGTGGCGACCGTGTCTACACCCCTCGACGCGGCGCCCGCGTGCTGCTCGTCGACGCGGCCAGCCAGGTTCTGCTGTTCGAGGGCTTCGACCCGGCCCGGCCAGGGCACCGCTACTGGTTCACCCCGGGCGGCGGGCTCGACCCGGGGGAGTCTCCGGCGGTGGGCGCGGCCCGAGAGTTGGCCGAGGAGACCGGGCTGCGGCTCGACCCGGCCGAGCTGGGCGAGCCGGTCTGGTCCGACACGACCGAGTTCTCGTTCGACGGCACGTGGTACCGCCAGGAGCAGGATTTCTTCCTCCTCCGCGTGCAGTCCTGGCAGGTGGACACGGCAGGTTTCGACGACATCGAGCAGCGCAGCATCGCCGGACACCGCTGGTGGCTCCCCGACGAGCTGGCAGCCAGCGGTGAGAGGTTCTACCCCCCCGAGCTGCCCGCCCTGCTGAACCGGCTGGGGCAGTCGACCGCCGTCGACCTGGACGAGTCGTCGTGCTGACCCCGCCGCGTACCGTCGTGCGCCGTGAGGCCGGGCTGTACGCCCTGGAACGGGCGCTGCAGCGGCGCGGCTTCCGGCACGTCGCCGGCGCCGACGAGGCGGGCCGGGGGGCCTGCGCGGGCCCCCTGGTCGCCGCCGCCGCGGTGCTGCCCGAAGGTCGGCGCGGTGAGATCGAAGGGCTGGCCGACTCGAAGTTGCTCACCCCTGCCAGCCGGGAACGGGTGTACGCGGAGGTCGTGGACCGAGCCCTCGCGTACGCCGTGGTGGTCATCCCCGCCGAGGAGGTCGACGCCCGCGGGCTGCACGTGTGCAACCTGGCCGCGATGCGCCGGGCGCTCGCCCTGCTCACCACGCGACCGGAGTACGTGCTGACCGACGGCTTCGGCGTCGACGGACTGGGGGTGCCGGGGCTGGCGGTGTGGAAGGGCGATCGGGTGGCCGCGTGCGTGGCGGCAGCCAGCGTGCTCGCCAAGGTCACCCGAGACCGGATGATGGTGGAGATGGACGGGGTGTTCCCGGCGTACGGCTTCGCCGAGCACAAGGGCTACATCACCCCGGAGCACTCGGCGGCGCTGCGCGAGCACGGGCCGTGCCGGGAGCACCGGTTCTCGTACGTCAATGTCGCCGCGGTCTCCGGCCGCGACGGCCGGCCTCCGCGCGCCCGACGGCCCGGCGGCCACAGCCGGGAAGAGCCGATGGAGCGCTCCGAGGCGTCAGGGGGTACCGTCGGCGTGGCGTTGGGCGAGCAGCCTCGGCCCCAGACGCCGGTGGGGGAAGATGTGGCCATGGAAGGCGGAGTGCGATGAGCGCGGAAGATCTCGAGAAGTACGAGACCGAGATGGAGCTGCAGCTCTACCGGGAGTACCGCGACATTGTCCGCCAATTCTCGTATGTGGTGGAGACGGAGCGTCGGTTCTACCTGGCCAACCAGGTCGACCTGCACGTGCGCAACTCCGACGGCGAGGTCTACTTCGAGGTCGAGATGCACGACGCCTGGGTGTGGGACATGTACCGTCCGGCCCGCTTCGTGAAGAACGTCCGGGTGATGACCTTCAAGGACGTCAACGTCGAGGAGCTTGAGAAGCCCGACATCTCGCTGCCCGCCGACTCCGGCTTCGGCGGCTGACCGCACCCGTGTCGCCCGGCCGCGCCACGGGCCCCCCACCCGTGGCGTAGCACCTGCCGCCGGTCACTCGGCCGGCACCACGACCTCGACCCGCTGCACCAGGTTGTTGGCGAAGCCGCCACGGTTCCAGGGTTGCTCGACCGGCTGGGTCCGCCCGGACGCGTCGGTCGCCCGCGCGCCGAGCACGTACCGGCCGGGCGTCGCGACCCACTCGTGTCGCCAGCGCCGCCAGGCGAAATCTCCGCCGTCCGCCTGGTCCAGCTCGGCCGGGGTCCAGCTCTCCCCGCCGTCGGTGGTCACCTCCACGGCGACCACCGGCGCGTGCCCCGACCAGGCCCGACCATCCAGGGTGCACGGCCCGGGCCGCACCACCCGGCGACGGGACATGAAGTCCGGAAAGCCCGGCGGGCGGACCAGCGCCCGCGGCTCGATCCGGGTGACCGGCACGCCCGGGTCGTCGGCGTCACGGCGCACCCGGTAGGCCACCGCGTTCTGGTAGCCCTCGAAGGGCTCGGTCCGGACCTCGATGGAGTGGACCCACTTCACGTGCGCCATGCCGTACCAGCCGGGCACGATCAGCCGCAGTGGCGCACCGTGCTGCGGCAGCAGGGGAGCACCGTTCATCTCGTACGCCAGCAGCACCTCCTCGCGCAGCGCGTCGGCGACCGGCAGCGCCCGCTGGTAGTCCTGCTCGACGCCCCGCTCGACTCCGTGATCGGCGCCGGTGAAGACCACGTCCACCGCGTCCGGCCCGAGGCCCGCCTCCCGCAGCAACGGTGCGAGGGGAGTGCCGGTCCACTCGGCGTTACCGACGGCCTCGACCAGCCAGGGCTGGCTCACCGGCCGGGGGTGCAGCAGGGCCCGACCGTTGCCCGCGCACTCCAGGGTCACCTGGTGGGTGACCCGCGGCCGCTCGCGCAGCTCGGCGAGAGTGACCGTCAGCGGCCGGTCCACCGCGCCGCCGATGGTGAGCGTGTGCGTCGCCGCGTCGAGCTCCGGGATGTCGTAGTGGATCAGCAGGTAGTGCAGCCCGGCGGGGGTGACGTCGTAGCGCAGCGCCTCCAACGGGATGCCGTGGTTGCGGGCGGCGAGCTGCAACTCGTCGGCGCTGATCGCCTCGCCCGGCTCCGCGAGCCGGGACGGCTCGCTCACGTCGGCCACCGTCGGCCCGTTGGGGGGCGACGTCCGGTCGTCGAGAGTGGTCATGCGGGCCTCCCCGGTCCAAACGGCGGCACCCGCCGTACGCGGCCCAGCCTAGGCCCTCGGCATCGGCCCGAACACGGCCCGGGCAGCGTCCCCGGCCCCGGGCATAGCAGATCATCGACGCTTTTGGTGGTCGTCCACAGCACCCCCGGTTGTCCACAGCTGGGTCGGCCGCGCTCGCGGACGACCCGGCCTCGGCACGAGGCTGCCGTCATGAGACCGCCATCCGTCCCGCCTACCGGCCCCATCAGCCACACCGTGCTGCTCTGCGCCGCGTTCCCCCTCGCGCTCACCGTTCTGCTCTGCGGGCTGGCCGTCCTGGTCGCGGCGGTGCCCGGCCGCCCACCGTCGAGGGCCGTGCCAGTGGCGGTCTCGGTGCCGGTGCCGGCCTCGGCGGGCGTCGGGTCGGGGCGGTTCCGCTGGCCGGTCGACGGGCCACCTCGTCCGGTGCGCCGGTTCGACCCGCCGCCCCGGCCGTGGCTGGCTGGGCACCGGGGCGTCGACCTGGCCGCACCGGCCGGAGCGGTGATCCGCAGCGCCGGGTCCGGCACCGTGCTCTTCGCCGGCGTGGTGGCCGGCCGACCCGTGATCACCGTGGGGCACGCAGACGGGCTGCGGACCACCCACGAGCCGGTCCGACCAGCCGTACACGCCGGCCAGCCGGTCACCGCCGGTGCGCCGCTGGGCGAGCTGCTGCCCGGGCATCCGGGCTGCCCGACCGAAGCGTGCCTGCACTGGGGCCTGCGCCGGGGCACGGAATATCTGGACCCCCTGGCCCTGCTCGGCCTCGGCGCCGTGCGACTGCTCCCGGTCGCCGGGGTCAGCGCCAATGGTGTCAGCGTCAGCGGTGTCAGCGTTGAGCGAGCAGCGCCGGCAGCCGCACGGCCAGCCGTTCGTACTCGTCGGCGGTGTTGTAGACCTGACCGGCGAGCCGCAGCCACCCCCGGCCGTTCCAGCTCATCACCGCGACCTCGGCGGCGAGCCGCTCGCCGATTCGCGCCTGCAACGCCCGCGCCGCGTCGATGGTGGCGGCCGTCCCCGCCGGCAGCGGGATGAGGCGCAGCGACACCCCCGGCCCGCCGGGGTCGGGCAGTTGGGCGGGGGGCACCCCCAGAGCGTCCCCCACCACCCGCTGGCCGTACGCGGCGAGCGCGGCGTTGTGCGCCCGCACCCGGTCGACGCCGAGACTGCGCAACGTGAACAGCCCGGCCGGGGCGGCCAGCCAGGACGTGTAGTCGAGAGTCGCCTGCCACTCGATCCGGGCCGGGAAACCCGAATCCTGCTCCCAGGAGACCACCAGCGGCTCGATCCGGTCCCGCCACTGCGGCGCCACCGACAGCAGGGCCGTCCCGCGCGGCGCGTACGCCCACTTGTGCAGATTGCCAGCCCAGAAGTCGGCGCCGATGCTGCTCACCGTGGTGCCCAGCATCCCCGGGGCGTGCGCGGCGTCCACCAGTACCGGCACGCCGTGTTCGCGGGCCACCCCGACGATCGCGGCGGTCGGGAAGAGCTTCGCGGTGGCCGAGGTGAGCTGGTCGACGACGAGCAGCCGGGTCCGTCCGGGGCGCAGGCCGGCGCGAACGGCCTGCACGATCTCCTCGTCGCTGGCGGCCAGTGGAATCGGCAGGACGCGGCTGACCGCTCCCGTGCGACGGCACTCGCGCTGGATGGCCAGGCTCACCGCCCCGTACCCGTGGTCGGTGCTGAGCACCTCGTCACCGGCTTGCAGGCCCAGCGACTGAAGCACCACGGCGACGCCGGTGGTGGTGTTGCCCACCAGGGCACTGCCGTCGGGGTCGGCGCCCAGGAACCCGGCGAGGTGCCGGCGGGTGTGCGCGATCCGGTCGACCAGCCCCTGGGTGAAGAAGCGCAGGGGATTGGCCTCCATCTCGTCGCGCAGCCGCTGCTGGGCCCGCTGCACGCTGATCGGGACCGCGCCGAACGAGCCGTGGTTGAGGTGGCTGACCGCCGGATCGAGGGAGAACAGCAGGCGCGCGCCCGCGATCGGCTCGGGAGGCTGCGGGACGCTCACCTGATGATCGTAACCGCCGGGCGTGCTCGGCCCCGGTGCTTGATCGAGTGAGCGGGTGGGCCCGCCGGTGCCCAGCGCGTTGCCGCCCTCGATCAGGCGCGTGGGTGCGCCTGCCGGTACGCGGCACGCAGCCGCTCGACCGAGACGTGGGTGTAGATCTGCGTACTCGCCAGGGACGAGTGGCCGAGCAGTTCCTGCACGGCGCGCAGGTCGGCGCCACCCTCCAGGAGGTGGGTGGCGGCGGAGTGGCGTAGATCGTGCGGGCTGGTCCGGGGCAGGCCGGCGGTCTCGGCGTACGCACCGACGATCTGACGCGCGGTCGTCGGGTTGAGCCGACCACCCCGGGCACCCAGAAGAAGCGCGTCACCGGAGCGGGCGACCACCATCGCCGGGCGGCCCCGGCGCAGCCAGTCATCCAACGCCCGCTGGGCCGGCACTCCGTACGGCACCGAGCGCTCCCGCCCGCCCTTGCCGAACACCCGGATCACCCGCCGGCCGTGGTCGACATCCCCGACGTCCAACCCACACGCCTCGCTCACCCGTACGCCGGTGGCATAGAGCAGCTCCAGCAGCACCCGGTCCCGCAGCGGCACCGCCT
The nucleotide sequence above comes from Micromonospora luteifusca. Encoded proteins:
- a CDS encoding geranylgeranyl reductase family protein codes for the protein MVTPDAPTPTMVPDRLDGFDAVVVGAGPGGAAAAYRLAVLGRRVLLIDRREFPRDKCCGDGLTRSAVRLLAEMGVLDELTGAQRVGGVRIRMRGRGGRDFHYEDPDGTGYGMVVPRLELDAVLCRRAVRAGAVLWTGARATRLLGGAAGVHGVQVEYEGRRFALRTPAVVAADGASSRLAHQAGLRSPDREWTGFAARGYFTQVADLDELLEIHLPLADVTDRRVLPSYGWVFPIGDGTANVGVGLFDPTHRENVRLLYERFVAELATTDHRFRAARPSGPMTGAPLRLDFDPSRCGVPGLLLVGDAAGLVSPFTGEGISFALESGLLAADRIDTALRRAGAGPVDPAPYARQLAARQSGYFETGRYSVRRYMLAWRVLDATFDDDRPLFALCRRLALFPDGARAGVLLDPLPQPAPELARDLRRDLLAVGELLAGCVREDWPMFVRLAGVDEDLSTLSLRPAVLLLVAAAVGGREHPLRHALAAAVDLGLLAGLAVDSAREEERSTGPRPTPWGNRFAVLVADFLLARAYEFAAQGGGPVVAEFAEALTVACEGRALELRDDPSSGGAGGAVLAGRAAIAFELPCRLGGRLGGARVPVVNALAAYGREVGAAYALGEQLRELAGASRWGGSAQPGVVARDDPRVAGLLGLVAEHAQRAREALLVVPAGPARELLARLATPGLPGPVDPDSRVMSVT
- the rpsP gene encoding 30S ribosomal protein S16 — encoded protein: MAVKIRLLRMGKIRNPQYRIVIADSRTKRDGRAIEFVGVYQPKEDPSIIEVKSERVQYWLSVGAQPSEAVQRLLELTGDWQKYKGLPAPPPLLVAPERADRKAAYEAEAKAAAGLAPETPAKPAKKAAKAAEAPKTEAPAEAPKTEAPAEAPAAADAGEQA
- a CDS encoding RNA-binding protein; translated protein: MPTPVSRPDMPLRPALEHLVKGIVDHPDDVRVRMVDSRRGKRLEVRVHPEDLGTVIGRSGRTAKALRQVIGSIGGRGVRVDIVDSY
- the rimM gene encoding ribosome maturation factor RimM (Essential for efficient processing of 16S rRNA); translated protein: MQLVVGRIGKPHGVRGEVTVEVRTDEPEARFAPGTVLRTEPGATPPPASPRSTEPGATPPTTASEDEPGVPFRVPAELTIEESRFHQGRVLIAFAGILDRNTAEALRGTLLVVDSADVTPPDDPEEFHDHQLVGLTVVTPDGERLGEVARIDHAPSSDLLVLRRPEGRTALIPFVRAIVPEVDLAGGRVIVDPPAGLLDL
- the trmD gene encoding tRNA (guanosine(37)-N1)-methyltransferase TrmD, which codes for MRVDVVSIFPEYFAPLDLSLIGRARANGVLQLAVHDLRTWTHDVHRTVDDTPYGGGPGMVMRPEPWGEALDALAPAEAPPPRLLVPSPAGAPFTQAMAYELAAESHLLFACGRYEGIDQRVLAHAATRMPVTEVSLGDYVLFGGEVAVLVMLEAVTRLLPGVLGNAGSLDEESHAHGLLEAPIYTKPPSWRGHDVPDVLRSGDHGKIARWRREEGLLRTAARRPDLLAALPADRLDKRDIAALDRAGFQSPPGDVAK
- the rplS gene encoding 50S ribosomal protein L19, whose translation is MNILDALDAQSKRTDLPDFRAGDTVKVHARVVEGNRSRVQIFQGVVIRRQGDGLRETFSVRKVSFGVGVERTYPLNGPGIDRIEIVTRGDVRRAKLYYLRELRGKKAKIKEKREKLPS
- the lepB gene encoding signal peptidase I; protein product: MQTLDEDGTVDPWRRRARRTRRQMPLWQELPLLLVVAFCLAVLIRTFLLQAFFIPSGSMEDTLLIGDRVLVNKVVYDVRDPVRGEVVVFRGTDRWAPQVDEQPEPGFAGKLTRTVGDLVGVSRPGEKDFIKRVIGLPGDRVKCCDSQGRVTVNGTPLNEPYVLRDSPLDLPPNPSECRSRRFDEVVVPPGQIFVMGDHREVSQDARCQGPVPIDNVVGRAFMVVWPSSRWSSLSVPSTFDDVSGPGAASSGAPPVRPSPQGGVLLILPLAAALRGSRAFRMMTSSSAT
- the lepB gene encoding signal peptidase I — its product is MIDEQTDKPRSSFWKELPILLGVAILVAVLVRAFVLQTFFIPSPSMENTLKIDDRVLVNKLVYDFRSPHRGEVIVFKAPIEWSGNPEGEDFIKRVIGIPGDHVVCCDPEERLMINGKSLDEPYIFSMDGIRDKPADQEFDITVPKGRLWVMGDHRSASGDSLEHWQQSGQNITEATIPEDEVVGRAFTVFWPVSRATWLTVPDQFDGIPKP
- a CDS encoding NUDIX hydrolase, encoding MSARSEPASPAAASSGDRVYTPRRGARVLLVDAASQVLLFEGFDPARPGHRYWFTPGGGLDPGESPAVGAARELAEETGLRLDPAELGEPVWSDTTEFSFDGTWYRQEQDFFLLRVQSWQVDTAGFDDIEQRSIAGHRWWLPDELAASGERFYPPELPALLNRLGQSTAVDLDESSC
- a CDS encoding ribonuclease HII: MLTPPRTVVRREAGLYALERALQRRGFRHVAGADEAGRGACAGPLVAAAAVLPEGRRGEIEGLADSKLLTPASRERVYAEVVDRALAYAVVVIPAEEVDARGLHVCNLAAMRRALALLTTRPEYVLTDGFGVDGLGVPGLAVWKGDRVAACVAAASVLAKVTRDRMMVEMDGVFPAYGFAEHKGYITPEHSAALREHGPCREHRFSYVNVAAVSGRDGRPPRARRPGGHSREEPMERSEASGGTVGVALGEQPRPQTPVGEDVAMEGGVR
- a CDS encoding DUF2469 domain-containing protein, producing the protein MSAEDLEKYETEMELQLYREYRDIVRQFSYVVETERRFYLANQVDLHVRNSDGEVYFEVEMHDAWVWDMYRPARFVKNVRVMTFKDVNVEELEKPDISLPADSGFGG
- a CDS encoding sulfite oxidase, whose amino-acid sequence is MTTLDDRTSPPNGPTVADVSEPSRLAEPGEAISADELQLAARNHGIPLEALRYDVTPAGLHYLLIHYDIPELDAATHTLTIGGAVDRPLTVTLAELRERPRVTHQVTLECAGNGRALLHPRPVSQPWLVEAVGNAEWTGTPLAPLLREAGLGPDAVDVVFTGADHGVERGVEQDYQRALPVADALREEVLLAYEMNGAPLLPQHGAPLRLIVPGWYGMAHVKWVHSIEVRTEPFEGYQNAVAYRVRRDADDPGVPVTRIEPRALVRPPGFPDFMSRRRVVRPGPCTLDGRAWSGHAPVVAVEVTTDGGESWTPAELDQADGGDFAWRRWRHEWVATPGRYVLGARATDASGRTQPVEQPWNRGGFANNLVQRVEVVVPAE
- a CDS encoding aminotransferase class V-fold PLP-dependent enzyme translates to MSVPQPPEPIAGARLLFSLDPAVSHLNHGSFGAVPISVQRAQQRLRDEMEANPLRFFTQGLVDRIAHTRRHLAGFLGADPDGSALVGNTTTGVAVVLQSLGLQAGDEVLSTDHGYGAVSLAIQRECRRTGAVSRVLPIPLAASDEEIVQAVRAGLRPGRTRLLVVDQLTSATAKLFPTAAIVGVAREHGVPVLVDAAHAPGMLGTTVSSIGADFWAGNLHKWAYAPRGTALLSVAPQWRDRIEPLVVSWEQDSGFPARIEWQATLDYTSWLAAPAGLFTLRSLGVDRVRAHNAALAAYGQRVVGDALGVPPAQLPDPGGPGVSLRLIPLPAGTAATIDAARALQARIGERLAAEVAVMSWNGRGWLRLAGQVYNTADEYERLAVRLPALLAQR